The DNA window tcctccagacaattttgtcttttccatgaaaaatcatacttttagttatcaaatgagttgcataatgaatagaaaatatagtccagacattgatgacgttagaaataatgattttttttttcttgaaataatgttctccttcaaactttgctttcgccaCAGAATGCTCATTtggagcaattccagctttgcagacctttgggattctagctgttaatttgcggaggtaatctggagatatttcgccccatgcttccccccccccccacaagttggattggcttgatgagcacttttttttgcaccatacggtcaagctgctccacaacagctctatagggttgaggtctggtgactgggcccctccattacagatagataccagctgccggcttcttccctaaatagttcatgcataatttggaggtgtgctttggataTTTACTTTGGAGAGTCGGATCCCAACAGGTTTGAAACAAAGAAAAGATTTGATAATGTGCTATCGGTGAAACCGTGGCATGGACTATACTGTTTACCTGTGGAGATTCtcatacatttattattattaagaattttttttcttttttttcctctcctttttcttTTGTATTGGTAAACTCATGTAAGTTACGAGTATATTTGTCCATATTTATAAAAACAACCCAAAATTCAACTATACATATATTTTTCGCCAAAAAGGAACTAGGGATTTTTATAACTGTTTGCTTTTAGCCTCTGATATTAGAAGGATGTACTCCCATTTTGAATTGATCATGTGATCTGAGGATTTACGTAGATGAGCTTTTGTGGCTTTCAGAATACAGACCATAATGAAGGCGTAGCATAGTCTGGGACACCCTGTTAGTTTTTCTACCAGCCATTCAAATatagtgttttttttaataaaattaacaAATAACATTTAGAATTTTTTAAAGGAATTTTTTTTTGTCCACTTGCATTCGGTTTACATTTTGAAGCTGCTTCACTATTTGCTGCTGGAAGGGTATCCACCCGGCTCCGTGCGGCTTCACAGGACATAGACGCTACATGAGGGATCTCTACTACCAGTAAGCTggccttttttctttttcatgtaaaTATTATCCCAATGTGGTGAATTCCTATTGGCTGCAATGACCGATGAGCTCATTATCAGGTCTCAGTGACGCTGCCGGTGACATCACAGAACTTAGAATATTAGGTTTCCCCAGTGTTCCATCTCAGACATTGGCCTGGTGAAGAATTTCTGTGAAGGTGTTTTCAGGAGCTTCTATTAATTACAACATGGAGAATACTAATACATATTCTTGTGATGAAGAAGCCTTCAACATGGAGAGTTCACGTCTACTAGCAGAGAATGCGCAGCTGCGCAAGATGATGGGGCTAATGCAGGAGAACGTGGAGCTTCGCTGTGTTTTGAAAGACCATGAAAGAAAAGCTCAAATTATAACACCTCCAGGACAACACAAGAAAGACCACAATGGTAAGACTGGGATAACACAAAGGGATTTCCACCAAATCCGAATTTTTAATGGGTTGATGTTGACGTTTCCTAAAGCGAATGGTAGAATCTGGATACAGAATGTCTAGAGATACAGATTACTATTTTTTGTATTCTAGGcatgaaaaataagaaaaatacaGAAATATTGGAACATCAATGTGAGATATATTTATTACTTTTGTATTCTCTTGATTCCTGATATTTCATATATTACTCCACTTTTAAGATCCAGTTTTTCAAAAAAATTGCATTTGGCCAGGACCATTATTGTAATGGTGAAAAATTGTTTAGGTAGAACCTGAAGTGTTTAGGTAGATCTGATCATTCAGGGTTTATCATGGATTAACTATAACGAGGATGCCTACCTACCATGTAACACTTATGATTTATAGACCTAGTTTTGGGGCAGGAGAACCTGTCGGGCGCCCTCTGGCTCCAAGCCCCGGCTATGACTGATACCTGTTTATCTCATCCCTGGTGTATGGTTATTATCAAGGGAGCTTTATCATTTATGTTTATTACAGACAACTCATTTTAATATTATTCATTTGTTCTAGACCTGAAAGAAGAAGCAAAAATGGTCAATTCAGGCACACAAATAGGTGACAATTCTTAAATCTATATTCTCAATATATGTCATTTTAAGGATTTCACTAAACTGTAATTTTATTATTGAACTTTTATAGACCCTGAAAAAGTGAAGAAATGTCAGCGCATTGTCGGAGAGATCGCCTTTCAACTGGACCGCCGGATTCTGTGTGCCATCTTCCTGGAGCAACAACGGCTGTATGGATACCGAGTACCATACATAAAGGAGAAGATTATAGAGGTGAGAAAGCTAAAATTACAtcataaattatataaaaaaagaagatttttttttgttACGTAAAGTAAAGTGGTCACTGTGTGAGTTCTTCAAACAAAATGGCACTGCGGAGCGATCTACATAAAGCACTGACTTCTCCAGAACCTGATGGGAAAAAATGAGTTTTCACTGTGAATTATAAAAGCTTAGCCGGGCAGTTAGAAATGTGTCTGTCAATAAATTTGCCAATTTTATCCATAGACAAGCCGTATTGTGATTACCCCAATATATTAAAGGTATATTTCATGATTACAGGTGACCACAAGTCCAACAACCGGAAAAGTCGATGAGAAATTAAGATCTGAGCTCTACCAGCGCTACAATCACATCATGGACGAGCTGAGGAAATTGGGCTACAACCCAGCAGTGCACCCACACTTTACAGAGTACATGGTCAACACCTATGGGATAACGAAGGATAGAAATGCAAGAACCAAAGATCTTTCCTCCTATAATGACCCACAATACCTAAACAAGATGATAACTGAGTGCATGTCAAGTGACATAGTGAAGGACATCATAATAATCCTCAACTGTCTGGTATATTTCGCCAGAGAAGATGGAAAATCTCTACTCATCTCACCATCGAGTAGCCATTCATCTGTATAACCAAATCACAAATAATAAATGCTTCCATCTGAAAAAAGTGTCTAATTTAATgttataaaaaaaaggaaaatattccTCATAATTTGTGACCCACTAGGACATGGAAATCTTATTTAGATTGCTGCCATTTTGTTCTTAAACTGCTGTTTTGAATTAAAATTGCTGCTTTGTCCACAGTATCATCTAGTGATTATatctggtattgcagtttagccTCATTTACTTGAATTTGGGTAAGCTGCAATACCTGACAATGACCATGCTGGTGGTTTGCCGACCGTTAAGATGGTCTTCTGCTGAGAGTTTGGTGTAGAATTTGCAGTTGACCTGATGGTCTCAATGTAAGACAGGAGATAACTGGCTTAGAGATAACAGGGTCACCTGGGAGCttgaaccttaaagggaacctgtcacctagaatatgcgttctgacctatcagcagacgcatgtgtgccctaattccacctccctacccatccctgtgttataaaattgtataatatgaaagtaataaaaaacgttttattacctccatatttcctatgtaaattagagagtttatggtcacaggggcggcgccttgccctatgtgcgtctgcatactttcccacaggggcgtgataccatggagtcacatgagcgacgtccccgtcgctcattctatcctacgCACGTTTACACTTattattgcggcaggcttctcttccgggttctccttgtcagtttcagatgcgtactgcgcatgcgcagtgcgcgtctgaagccggcgtgtgaacacccggaaaagaagcctgccacaatgcgcgcaggaCAGAATGAGCAatgggtgacgtcactcatgtgactccatggtatcacgcccacaggagcgtgataccacggaaagtatgcagacctcCATAGGGCAAGGTGCCACCCCTGTGACCATaaactctctaatttacataggaaatctgaaggtaataaaacgttctttattactttcatattatacaattttacaacacaagggtgggtagggaggtgtaattagggcacacatgcgtctgctgataggtcagaacgcatattctaggtgacaggttccctttaaaagccctCTTATACCTCCATAGTAGAAGATGCACAGAAGCTGTTAAAGCTCTTGCATATAGTcctccatcctttgcaaggccaccggagacaacaagtctgacacatagtcaacggatggagaggatgatacaggagtatctccaaatgaacatcgatgcaatgactttgcaaatggagccttgctccttttgggcttcaaatctagaaaaattgacagagctctccagttactccttggagattttgtcgtgtccagctgccagcgttgtctctgaacgtgtcttcttcagtgctgctgggtgtgtgctgacagataagcgcacgcgtctgtccagtgacaatgtggacacactgacgttcatcaaaatgaacaagtcatggatccagaaggaatttactacccctgtgtcatcctggggagagtaaatgcttgtggatttggaatgtgcttgatgcaaatctacctgtgaagtgtacaactggggcacaagtgctgccactgaaggggtgggtgtgtgtgtggcccaatttttggaaaaaagggagactccgcttggagtaacccttgcttgctgtgtttttaaaaaggagccaagatgaacaagtcggtgtcatcctggggacggttaaaggagttatccgacatacactccaaaaaaaattgtaagctaatctgtgctgtattgtcatataaatcacccctacattgttattttctgttttctaacttttgtttctcttgaattcacactttattccctgcagctcttgtttacatttagctccaacaaacatgaccatttcctgtattcttggttgccaaacctcagtcagagctgtcaccgcccagcctcagtgtacaggaacgccccctgcccggcctcagtgtacaggaacgccccctgcccggcctcagtgtacaggaacgccccctgcccggcctcagtgtacaggaacgccccctgcccggcctcagtgtacaggaacgccccctgcccagcctcagtgtacaggaacgccccctgcccagcctcagtgtacaggaacgccccctgcccagcctcagtgtacaggaacgccccctgcccggcctcagtgtacaggaacgccccctgcccggcctcagtgtacaggaacgccccctgcccagcctcagtgtacaggaacgccccctgcccagcctcagtgtacaggaacgccccctgcccggcctcagtgtacaggaacgccccctgcccggcctcagtgtacaggaacgccccctgcccggcctcagtgtacaggaacgccccctgcccagcctcagtgtacaggaacgccccctgcccggcctcagtgtacaggaacgccccctgcccggcctcagtgtacaggaacgccccctgcccggcctcagtgtacaggaacgccccctgcccggcctcagtgtacaggaacgccccctgcccggcctcagtgtacaggaacgccccctgcccggcctcagtgtacaggaacgccccctgccctccctctgcacattcaatggctgtcagtattctgcccagcacctgacctctcagcatgtgacagagcagagatccagcttctctcatctgtgacacagcaatcagctcccatccacaatggtaacagaaagagttgttacatgttcctcatgtggcgcccctgacctggtcaggcaccactgagtactgcacccatgctggggacagtacaatacaggtaatccagaaggctgactggggtgtggaacacaggcgcatagtgatcaggtctcacacatgtacccatgagaggacccctggggaccccaggagggggaaaagccttcaccttcactggaatagtggagggggccaaaagcctccatctcctctcaaggggtgtggtaagagagtctggttgctaggtggcgtaggcaggcacaaaagggaaaagagaaggaggagtaaacagtctagggtctgcagcagagtgtggaggagtgaggagcaggaaagtgaggctctgacaggagcagcagtgaaggtcccagatgtgagccggttcacagcagagtccagggagctccgaggagagctgaccccttcccctgggctgctgtagtctgacagcgtccgcgcagtggctaccgacgggggagaacggtcaactaggagtgctacccgaaacccatctccagctagagagagagcacagagtgggaagtaaggagactgctagagagtaccaggcccaaacgggcggcagatcccgaagcggagatagatccagctttcttttgctaaacctgccggtgtggggctctcaaagcccacgccacaacaccacaaaagccgcagccacgtagccacagttagggcccataggtcacaggaggcaagcagctggagtggcctggcccaggcgacaagcacacggcaaacgaaggggagagaggcttcagcatcttccctgggtgacccccatagggactaaaagtcggggttaccccaaaccaccaagggctaaggaaggcgagttggtagtcaccatcagaagtcagcctgaaggatacctggttcccgcctggttcatcccagctacgcccgggttactcaccctgccacctgaagtgagtaaaaaccctgaaagacattctgcctgtgtggagttattctgcgccttgtggttctacgcacctacacagggccctggggcttgcctcactctcaggaggctattccaactaactgcactcaccatcagccccaggcgtccctcaacctgcagtggcggtccctactggccgcaatactgagagtggcgtcacgacaagaagaagatctcctacctgtgacaagatccagctgagtggagtccctgaaggtaatgcaccgacactacacctgtggggcttcacactcaccccttatagataaatgaatactgtgtaaggcagactatatatagcatctaatgtgagtctatagtagatatatacgccatgtatgtatggtacatgtgtgtgtgtgtgtgcgtggtttgtgtcatatagttatgtgtatacatagagcggattcctttagcggacatacacacacacacggtggatgcagcggtggccgcgggtaacctcagtgacagctcagctgatcgcgatactcacctcatttgctgtgtggagctgacagaagcggcggctgagtagcgcgatcagctggactgtcactgaggttacccgcggccaccgctgcatccaggtaacctcagtgacagctcagccgatcgcgcggctgtcttcattagctgcgtggaggtgaccggagcggctgtgtattatgcagctcctgtcacctgcatgcagcagagctggatgcgacgctggaggaacgtggattacgccggacaaggagggctttgttgtgggtaataaattggtaatgagggaatttgttagtgttttttatttctaataaaggattgttcgggtgtgtgtgtttatttactgtaatttacagattaatcatggaaggaatctccgggagacgcctgacatgattaatctaggacttattggcagctatgggctgccaataactccttattaccccgatttgccaatgcaacagggcaaatcgggaagagccgggtacagtcccagaactgtcgcatctaatgtatgcggcaattctgggcggctgctgactgatattgttagggtggggggctccccataacgtggggctccccatcctgagaataccagccttcagccttatggctttatctggctggtattaaaataggggggacctcacgccggattttttaattatttatttatttattttactgcacagtatagacacgcccaccggctgctgtgattgggtgcagtgagacacctgtcactcagcgtgggggcgtgtctcactgcaaccaatcataggcgcctgtgggcggggaaaagctgggaatacgagattgtttaatgagcggccggctttttcaaaaaaggaaaagccgctggagcagtgtgaatgccgtgcagagccggggatcggggatcgttgagtatgagagagggggggaaacttcagtcactcgggggattagcggtcaccggtgaatccttcacaggtgaccgctaatcatgacgctacacagacagagccgcgtggtcgctgtaaagtcccctttacacactgagactttgctgcacagcgggaaacaaaggaacaaagaatggtcctgaacgatttctagcgatcacaacttcacagcagaggccaggtcgctgatgtgtttcacacactgcaatgtcgctggggaggtcgctgtaacgtcacaaaaccggtgacgttacagcgatgtcgtttgcgatgttgcagtgtgtaaagccacctttagtgcctttcatgtggcactaaggggtgcttagccttgtatttagccaataaataaagaattaataaaaaaaaaaaaacgacgtgaggtcccccttatcttttgtagccagctaaggtaaagcagacggctgcagcctgcagaccacagctggcagcttcaccttggctggtaatccaaaacagagggcaccccacgctgttatttaaaattaaataaataattaaaaacaaaaaacgtggggtcccccccaaattggatcaccagccaaggtaaagcggacagctgtggtctgttattctcagactagggaggtccaccgttattggacactccccagcctaaaaatagcaggctacagctgccccagaagtggcgcatccattggacgtgccaatcctggcgctttgccccagctcatcccgcgccctggtgcgttggcaaacggggtaatatatggggttgatgccagatgtgtaatgtcacctggcatcaagccctggggttggtgaggtcaggcgtctatcagatacccgacatcaccaacccagtcagtaagaaataaaaaatagacaaccaaaaaatttttatttgaaaaaacactccccacattccctctttcaacaatttattgacaagaacaatcaaatccgggtccggcgtaatccaataacggtgtcgcacggcgatccataccatagtcaatgagactcccagtcaatgaagaacaaaatgttccccattggctgggagagccgtgcagtgacctgagctaacatcaataggtcagcccaggtcactgcaggggatgccgagcgctgccgtcaggaggttagatgagttcattacctgcagtaacgatctcatgctctcctgacgtcagcgctgtcactgacttctatgcccgccgcgttctacgcagtatcgcgagagcccgtgacgtcactgctagtgacagtctcgggccgcccgcgagacgggcagagaaggcagtgaccgcggtgacgtcaggaggcaggagatcgttactgcaggtaattatgtcatctaatctaacctgcagctacatgtgcagagagcagggagccgcgcacactgggcgctggctccctgctctcctagctacagtacacatcgggttaattaacccgatgtgtactgcagctacatgtgcacagagcaggagccggcgctggcagcgagagcggcggaggctggtaactaaggtaaatatcgggtaaccaccttggttacccgatgtttaccttggttacagctttccgcagctgcctgatgccggctcctgctggcttcatttcgtcgctctctcgctgtcacacacagcgatctgtgcgtcacagcgggagagcatcagtgtcccgctccctgccagccccgcggcgtgagaagctgcagatactgcgggcagacactgacattgcagtgcgggcagctgcggggctggcagggagcgggacacagactgcacgggcagtgaagcagcgctcgtcatccccgtggatgcacgcaatgcaggctgagaatgagaggcagcttatactgcagaggggggcaaacactgacagggagggggggcggagggggtgaaatgggggggggaacagttcccagggcgtcaggcagtccacataataaagcgctggggacacagcgctggcagtgtatcggacaacaagtgttccttgccttattgaactggacactgactcggctgcaattcagggcgcacgtagctgggcacaggaggcggaggagggagactacggagtgtgtgggcggttgtgggcagagtacggggtgcggggggaatgtgtgggagggggcagggaacgggggcgtttactccaaacactgtacagcccagcagggaggtgacatgctgttccagatttgcatgtcaacatggctctgcccatgtagacgtgcaaaggccggaagcagcaaaatcgcggcaggaggggtcacataaccgctctgagccgggggagaggggctgacagcggggcaggtaagtggtctctatctacttacctgccccaatgtagcccaatagtgtaataatgaaaaaaagtcaaaagaagccagataacccctttaagtatggcgtatttttgaatgtgcttgatgcaaatctagctgtgaagtgtacaactggggcacaagtgctgccactgaaggggtgtccgtgtggcccaatttttgaaaaaagggagactccgcttggagtccccttgcggtgttttgcatgattttagaagggcatgccatgcctatatctgtgtctcgtcctccttttcctcgtcaagctgttttgttttcgcatgagaatttgttcttgtcactttcccatgtgtttgtgttgtgttgtgagttgtttgtcaccttttggacacctttgagggtgttttctaggtttttttatgtatttgtgattgcctcccattgtttcctatgggttcgagtggttcgccgaaccggttcgctgaaccggttcgccgaaccgaactcgaacgagacccccccgttcgatgaaccgaactcgagtcgaaccgcgaccggttcgctcatctctagtgattataCATTACTGTTGGGCTGCCATATACTATCTGTACAGTTTGTTCAGTGCTttatggctgtctctctctctacctctgtgGCTAAGTTGTGACCTGTGATCTCCTCGCCCTATCCGGATTCACCACAAAgtggctgctgcatttcctgctttTGCTTTTATACATTCTATGATAGTCCCTGTAAATTTGGTTGTACtaaaccatgtgatgtgatagcagtaATGTATTATAGAGAAGAGAATTAAATTGTAATTTTTTAAAATTTGCTTTTTTCAGATAATTACCGTATTTTACTGATTATAAGATACccttttttccccaaaaactgggggggggaaatgggggtgtgtcttataatccggata is part of the Anomaloglossus baeobatrachus isolate aAnoBae1 chromosome 9, aAnoBae1.hap1, whole genome shotgun sequence genome and encodes:
- the LOC142250343 gene encoding speriolin-like isoform X2, which codes for MENTNTYSCDEEAFNMESSRLLAENAQLRKMMGLMQENVELRCVLKDHERKAQIITPPGQHKKDHNDLKEEAKMVNSGTQIDPEKVKKCQRIVGEIAFQLDRRILCAIFLEQQRLYGYRVPYIKEKIIEVTTSPTTGKVDEKLRSELYQRYNHIMDELRKLGYNPAVHPHFTEYMVNTYGITKDRNARTKDLSSYNDPQYLNKMITECMSSDIVKDIIIILNCLVYFAREDGKSLLISPSSSHSSV
- the LOC142250343 gene encoding speriolin-like isoform X1, translated to MENTNTYSCDEEAFNMESSRLLAENAQLRKMMGLMQENVELRCVLKDHERKAQIITPPGQHKKDHNGMKNKKNTEILEHQYLKEEAKMVNSGTQIDPEKVKKCQRIVGEIAFQLDRRILCAIFLEQQRLYGYRVPYIKEKIIEVTTSPTTGKVDEKLRSELYQRYNHIMDELRKLGYNPAVHPHFTEYMVNTYGITKDRNARTKDLSSYNDPQYLNKMITECMSSDIVKDIIIILNCLVYFAREDGKSLLISPSSSHSSV
- the LOC142250343 gene encoding speriolin-like isoform X3; this translates as MENTNTYSCDEEAFNMESSRLLAENAQLRKMMGLMQENVELRCVLKDHERKAQIITPPGQHKKDHNDPEKVKKCQRIVGEIAFQLDRRILCAIFLEQQRLYGYRVPYIKEKIIEVTTSPTTGKVDEKLRSELYQRYNHIMDELRKLGYNPAVHPHFTEYMVNTYGITKDRNARTKDLSSYNDPQYLNKMITECMSSDIVKDIIIILNCLVYFAREDGKSLLISPSSSHSSV